One stretch of Miscanthus floridulus cultivar M001 chromosome 18, ASM1932011v1, whole genome shotgun sequence DNA includes these proteins:
- the LOC136521737 gene encoding putative transferase At4g12130, mitochondrial, producing the protein MSHTAMPPLARRRLLHALPLSARALHTPPTPTPGVLACRLASRAVVRFAGPEAARFLHSLLTNDLLSAFAASGAASPQRYAPARGPVAPAYAALLTPQGRFLYDLFLYRPPPPSQMLDRTGSAPETGEAPEGDPQEVLADVDAAEVDDLVACFKRYRLRSKVEIDNVSENFACWQRFGHNVVHTDPSTREPEAQSIGWGQGVDHAGESAAQGNGHGWQWLKDPRLDYLGYRGIFPADTIPPLVESDKEADERHYQLWRIENGVAEGSTEIPKGETIPLEYNLAGLNAISFEKGCYIGQELIARTHHCGVIRKRLMPMKFVDENGQELEQAVTPGSEVVDEASGKKIGTVNTALGSRGMGLLRLEEALKPGSALRIGDNRDVRIQAIKPDWWPAEWTQVLQQQSSAA; encoded by the exons ATGTCACACACAGCCATGCCGCCACtcgcgcgccgccgcctcctccacgCGCTACCGCTCAGCGCGCGCGCCCTCCACACGCCCCCGACCCCGACCCCGGGGGTGCTGGCCTGCCGGCTGGCGTCCCGCGCCGTGGTGCGCTTCGCGGGGCCCGAGGCGGCGCGCTTCCTGCACTCGCTGCTCACCAACGACCTCCTCTCGGCCTTCGCCGCGTCCGGCGCGGCGTCGCCGCAGCGGTACGCGCCCGCGCGGGGCCCCGTGGCGCCCGCCTACGCCGCGCTGCTCACGCCGCAGGGCAGGTTCCTCTACGACCTCTTCCTCTACCGGCCCCCGCCGCCGTCCCAGATGCTCGACCGCACCGGCTCCGCGCCGGAGACCGGGGAGGCTCCCGAGGGGGACCCGCAGGAGGTGCTCGCTGATGTCGACGCCGCTGAGGTGGACGACCTCGTCGCCTGCTTCAAGAG ATATCGGTTGAGATCCAAGGTTGAAATAGACAATGTAAGTGAGAATTTTGCATGTTGGCAAAGATTTGGACATAATGTAGTGCATACTGATCCTTCTACTCGAGAACCTGAGGCTCAATCCATTGGATGGGGACAAGGTGTTGACCATGCTGGCGAGTCAGCTGCACAAGGGAACGGTCATGGTTGGCAATGGCTCAAAGATCCTCGGTTGGACTACCTTGGTTACAGAGGAATTTTTCCAGCTGACACAATAC CACCACTAGTTGAGTCTGACAAAGAAGCGGATGAACGACATTATCAACTTTGGCGGATAGAAAATGGAGTTGCAGAAGGTTCAACTGAAATCCCAAAAG GTGAAACAATCCCGCTGGAGTACAATCTTGCTGGCTTGAATGCAATTTCCTTTGAGAAGGGTTGCTACATCGGGCAGGAGCTTATTGCACGGACACACCATTGTGGTGTCATTCGGAAGCGCCTAATGCCAATGAAGTTTGTTGACGAAAATGGGCAAG AACTCGAGCAGGCTGTCACTCCAGGTTCAGAAGTCGTGGACGAGGCTTCAGGCAAGAAAATCGGGACAGTAAACACCGCTCTGGGCTCCCGCGGGATGGGCCTGTTGAGACTAGAAGAAGCACTGAAGCCAGGCTCGGCCCTGCGCATCGGCGATAACAGGGACGTGAGGATCCAGGCGATCAAGCCGGACTGGTGGCCAGCCGAGTGGACGCAGGTGCTTCAGCAACAGAGCTCAGCTGCTTGA
- the LOC136522143 gene encoding LRR receptor kinase BAK1-like gives MAAARFRFSFRSLLPLSLLLLLLSVLGASARNEEDARALAALKRALDPTGRVLGSWDPSGDPCAGSFVGVTCSRDGRVTAVSLQGRGLSGTLPPAVAGLRWLQGLYLHYNGIKGPIPREIGKLSELTDLYLDVNHLTGPVPVEIAAIVNLQVLQLGYNQLTGSIPPQLGNLNKLTVLAMQSNQLAGAIPATLGELTQLRRLDLSFNNLFGSIPSKITEVSLLEVFDVRNNTLSGSVPVGLRRLNGGFQYVNNKGLCGAGFSLLELCPSSEDGLTPSKPEPFGPDGTVKTRQIPQSANPDNCSGSRCSKSANASEGVLIVAVAAVVIGAAFCGLFAFSWYRWQKQKIGSSLEVSDSRLSTDHFQQKEACRRSASPLISVEYSNSWDPLSGGAGVGSSGEVGDSFRFNLEEVECATQYFSDVNLLGKSGFAATYKGILRDGSVVAVKSLNKTSCKQEESDFLRGLKMLTLLQHDNLVSLRGFCCSRGRGECFLVYDFMVNGCLSQYLDVKDGSSATVLDWPTRVSIIRGIAKGIEYLHSKKSSKPAVVHQNISAEKILLDHHFAPRLSVPGLHKLLADDVVFSTLKASAAMGYLAPEYATTGRFTDKSDIFAFGVVVLQVLTGRRDVSQLKVGAAAVSDLGGLVDGNLNGVFSRAEAAKLAAVAAYCTSESPSQRPTMEAVVQQLV, from the exons ATGGCCGCCGCGCGCTTCCGCTTCAGCTTCCGCTCCCTCCTGCCGCTTtccctcctgctcctgctcctctccGTCCTCGGCGCCTCCGCGCGCAACGAGGAGGACGCccgcgcgctggcggcgctcaAGCGGGCGCTGGACCCGACCGGCCGGGTCCTCGGCTCCTGGGACCCCTCCGGCGACCCATGCGCCGGCTCCTTCGTCGGCGTGACATGCAGCCGCGACGGCCGCGTCACCGCGGTCTCGCTGCAGGGCCGCGGGCTCTCGGGAACCCTGCCGCCGGCGGTGGCCGGGCTGCGTTGGCTCCAGGGGCTGTACCTCCACTACAACGGCATCAAGGGCCCCATACCGCGGGAGATTGGGAAACTGTCCGAGCTCACGGACCTGTACCTCGACGTCAACCATCTCACCGGGCCCGTGCCTGTCGAGATTGCCGCCATTGTCAACCTCCAAG TGTTACAGCTGGGTTACAATCAGTTGACAGGCAGCATACCTCCCCAGTTGGGCAACCTGAATAAGCTAACTGTGCTCGCAATGCAGTCCAATCAGCTTGCTGGAGCCATTCCGGCAACCCTTGGTGAGCTAACACAGCTGAGACGGCTTGATTTGAGCTTCAACAACCTGTTTGGCTCAATCCCATCCAAGATTACTGAGGTTTCATTGCTTGAGGTCTTTGATGTTCGCAATAACACCCTTTCTGGGAGTGTCCCTGTTG GATTGAGGAGATTGAATGGTGGTTTCCAGTATGTCAATAACAAAGGGCTTTGTGGAGCTGGCTTCAGTTTGCTAGAGCTTTGCCCTTCTTCAGAGGATGGCCTGACACCCAGCAAGCCTGAGCCTTTTGGACCAGATGGTACTGTCAAGACACGGCAAATCCCTCAATCGGCAAATCCGGATAACTGCTCAGGCTCTCGCTGCTCAAAGTCTGCAAACGCATCCGAAGGAGTTCTTATTGTTGCTGTTGCTGCTGTGGTGATTGGTGCTGCATTCTGCGGGTTATTTGCATTCTCTTGGTACCGCTGGCAGAAACAGAAGATTGGAAGCTCACTGGAGGTTTCTGATAGCAGGCTCAGCACTGACCATTTCCAGCAGAAGGAAGCCTGCAGAAGGAGCGCCTCTCCGTTAATTAGCGTTGAGTACTCAAACAGTTGGGACCCATTGTCAGGTGGGGCTGGTGTTGGATCGTCCGGGGAAGTTGGTGATAGCTTTAGATTCAACCTAGAGGAGGTAGAATGTGCGACACAATACTTCTCTGATGTGAACTTGCTGGGCAAGAGCGGCTTCGCTGCGACATACAAAGGAATCCTTCGGGATGGATCAGTTGTTGCTGTCAAAAGCCTTAACAAGACAAGCTGCAAACAAGAGGAGTCGGATTTCTTGCGTGGGCTGAAGATGCTCACCCTTCTTCAACATGATAATCTTGTTAGCCTGAGGGGATTCTGCTGCTCCAGGGGGAGAGGAGAATGCTTCCTTGTGTATGACTTCATGGTTAACGGCTGCTTGTCACAGTATCTGGATGTTAAGGATGGTTCCAGCGCTACTGTTCTTGATTGGCCTACAAGAGTTTCCATCATCAGAGGCATTGCAAAAG GAATTGAGTACCTTCACAGCAAGAAGAGCAGCAAGCCAGCAGTAGTCCACCAGAACATATCGGCCGAGAAGATCCTTCTCGACCACCACTTCGCGCCACGGCTGTCAGTACCAGGACTGCACAAGCTCCTCGCGGATGACGTCGTCTTCTCGACCCTGAAAGCCAGCGCGGCAATGGGCTACCTGGCACCCGAGTACGCCACCACAGGCCGGTTCACAGACAAGAGCGACATCTTCGCTTTCGGGGTCGTGGTTCTCCAAGTCCTCACAGGGAGGAGGGACGTCTCTCAGCTGAAGGTCGGCGCGGCGGCCGTCAGTGACCTCGGCGGCCTGGTCGATGGAAACCTGAACGGCGTGTTCTCGAGGGCAGAGGCGGCGAAGCTCGCGGCTGTTGCCGCGTACTGCACAAGCGAGTCGCCAAGTCAGCGGCCGACCATGGAGGCTGTGGTTCAGCAGCTAGTCTGA